The following proteins are encoded in a genomic region of Bacillus sp. BGMRC 2118:
- a CDS encoding MFS transporter: protein MLKNTLGAYNSRILFWIHFFGTMSFIQPVVTLFYFERGITETDLVIIMMCWSGAVLLGEVPTGIFADKFGAKRSFLVGSFVQLVSVGLLIFATEPWMFFVASFLNGFSATFFSGADEALLYESLKLSKDEDKMDQVMGNIQSATFLTMIGTVLLGSFLAKDLEDSQFVLLLVLGVICQFVQLIFVFFVKEPAKMESFRENPFEHIGEGIRVIKKAPQLLWMFLNVTVVFIPAGAIFDNFDQLVLTSAGVPVMLIGVLYSIAALIGFIASRSIGWMTKKFSAVLLMHGTGGLAVMSLIVISQYASTMWVVLAGFFILRFVRAIRYPIYSKLSNEYIPSHVRATTISLLSVLDSVFDLIIMGTVAGIAGFGLPNILLMCGVIALVGTFLPIRKATHLQIQDATVNNEV, encoded by the coding sequence ATGTTAAAAAACACGCTAGGTGCTTACAATTCACGAATTTTATTTTGGATTCATTTCTTTGGAACAATGAGCTTTATTCAACCAGTGGTAACATTGTTTTATTTTGAAAGAGGAATTACGGAAACGGATCTAGTCATAATTATGATGTGCTGGAGTGGAGCTGTATTACTTGGGGAAGTTCCAACAGGAATATTTGCAGATAAATTCGGGGCAAAGCGTTCTTTTTTAGTAGGTTCTTTTGTTCAATTGGTAAGTGTAGGTTTACTTATTTTTGCAACTGAGCCTTGGATGTTCTTTGTAGCAAGTTTTTTAAACGGCTTTTCAGCTACGTTTTTCTCGGGTGCAGATGAAGCTTTATTATACGAATCACTAAAACTATCAAAAGATGAAGATAAAATGGATCAAGTAATGGGGAATATTCAATCTGCTACATTCTTAACGATGATTGGTACAGTTCTGCTTGGCTCTTTCTTGGCAAAGGACTTGGAAGACTCACAATTTGTATTGTTATTAGTGTTAGGAGTAATATGTCAATTCGTACAGTTGATATTTGTTTTTTTCGTAAAGGAACCAGCCAAGATGGAATCCTTTCGTGAAAATCCATTCGAGCATATTGGGGAAGGCATTCGTGTGATTAAGAAGGCACCACAGCTATTGTGGATGTTTCTTAATGTAACGGTTGTGTTTATACCAGCAGGGGCAATATTTGATAATTTTGACCAGCTCGTTTTAACAAGCGCAGGAGTACCTGTTATGTTAATTGGTGTACTTTATTCGATTGCTGCTTTAATAGGTTTTATTGCGTCACGTTCCATCGGCTGGATGACTAAGAAGTTTTCGGCTGTACTGTTAATGCATGGGACTGGGGGATTAGCTGTTATGAGCTTAATTGTCATCAGTCAATATGCTTCAACTATGTGGGTTGTATTAGCAGGATTTTTTATTCTTAGGTTTGTTCGAGCGATTCGATACCCGATTTATTCAAAGCTAAGTAATGAATACATTCCATCACATGTTAGAGCAACTACGATTTCATTACTTTCCGTACTTGACTCTGTGTTTGATCTTATTATTATGGGAACGGTAGCAGGAATTGCGGGATTTGGTCTACCAAACATACTTTTAATGTGTGGGGTAATCGCTTTAGTGGGGACATTTTTACCGATTCGTAAAGCGACACATCTGCAAATACAGGACGCAACTGTGAATAATGAAGTATAA
- a CDS encoding patatin family protein, with the protein MKFRKGVRFVMNVGLVLEGGGMRGVYTAGVLEYFMDSNIYFPYNIGVSAGASNATSYLARQKGRNRTVNIDYVTHPEYLSFRNFVKKRQLFGMDFIFDVLPNQLVPFDFEGFYKAKEKFVVGTTDCITGETVYYNNYEHGKDMLTILRASCSLPFIAPIVSYNNRSLLDGGISDPIPIRQAEKEGYTKNVVVLTRNRGYMKKPSKNPWIAKKAYKDFPGLLEKMESRANDYNRTLEYIFDQEKKGNIFIIQPTNPLKVGRMEKNRDKLEELYNEGYEDAKNISNSLVQWLAKS; encoded by the coding sequence ATGAAGTTTCGAAAGGGAGTCAGATTCGTTATGAATGTAGGATTGGTATTAGAAGGCGGAGGTATGAGAGGCGTTTATACTGCGGGCGTTTTAGAGTATTTCATGGACTCTAATATATATTTTCCATATAATATTGGAGTATCTGCTGGTGCAAGTAATGCAACTTCTTATCTTGCAAGACAAAAGGGAAGAAACCGAACAGTAAATATTGATTATGTTACACATCCAGAATATCTTTCATTTAGAAATTTTGTAAAGAAACGGCAATTATTTGGTATGGATTTTATTTTTGATGTACTGCCTAATCAATTAGTTCCTTTTGACTTTGAAGGGTTTTATAAAGCTAAAGAGAAATTTGTTGTCGGAACTACAGACTGTATAACTGGCGAAACAGTCTATTACAACAATTATGAACATGGGAAGGATATGCTTACAATCCTAAGAGCATCCTGTTCCTTACCTTTTATTGCTCCAATTGTATCGTATAATAATCGAAGTTTATTAGACGGTGGAATTTCTGATCCAATTCCAATTAGACAAGCTGAAAAAGAAGGATATACAAAAAATGTAGTTGTTTTAACAAGGAATCGAGGCTACATGAAGAAACCGTCGAAAAACCCTTGGATAGCAAAAAAAGCATACAAAGATTTTCCGGGCTTACTTGAAAAAATGGAATCTAGGGCAAATGATTATAATAGGACTTTAGAGTACATTTTTGACCAAGAGAAGAAGGGAAATATATTTATTATACAACCTACAAATCCATTGAAGGTTGGGAGAATGGAAAAGAATCGAGACAAGCTTGAAGAATTATATAACGAAGGCTATGAGG
- the queC gene encoding 7-cyano-7-deazaguanine synthase QueC has protein sequence MKKEKAVVVFSGGQDSTTCLFWALKNFDEVETVTFNYNQKHKLEIDVAAEIAKELNVKHTVLDMSLLNQLAPNALTRDDIDIAHNEGELPSTFVDGRNLLFLSFAGVLAKQVGARHIITGVCETDFSGYPDCRDVFIKSLNVTLNLSMDYPFVIHTPLMWINKAETWGLADELGVLDFVREKTLTCYNGVIADGCGECPACHLRKRGLDDYLAQKEVK, from the coding sequence ATGAAAAAAGAAAAAGCAGTTGTTGTATTTAGTGGTGGTCAAGATAGCACAACATGTTTATTTTGGGCACTGAAAAATTTTGATGAAGTAGAAACTGTTACATTCAACTACAATCAAAAGCATAAATTAGAAATAGACGTTGCAGCTGAAATTGCAAAAGAATTAAATGTTAAACATACCGTTTTAGATATGTCTTTGTTAAATCAGCTTGCACCAAATGCATTAACTCGTGATGACATCGATATTGCACATAATGAAGGAGAATTACCTTCTACATTTGTAGATGGGCGAAATTTATTATTCCTTTCATTTGCTGGAGTCCTGGCAAAACAAGTTGGGGCAAGACATATTATTACGGGTGTTTGTGAAACGGACTTTAGTGGATATCCAGACTGTCGTGATGTGTTTATTAAATCATTGAATGTGACACTTAACCTTTCTATGGATTATCCATTTGTGATCCATACACCATTAATGTGGATTAATAAAGCTGAAACGTGGGGCTTAGCTGATGAACTGGGAGTACTTGATTTTGTTAGGGAAAAGACATTAACGTGCTACAACGGTGTTATCGCAGACGGTTGTGGTGAATGCCCTGCTTGTCACCTGCGCAAGCGTGGATTAGATGATTACTTAGCTCAAAAGGAGGTAAAATAA
- a CDS encoding ATP-binding cassette domain-containing protein — protein MIAVQNVGLRYGDRKLFEDVNIKFTPGNCYGLIGANGAGKSTFVKILSGEIEPQQGEVVITPGERLAVLKQNHFEYEEFEVIETVIKGHARLYEVMKEKDAIYMKEDFSDEDGMRAAELEGEFAELNGWEAESEASILLKGLGIGEELHNKKMADLSGGEKVKVLLAQALFGKPDILLLDEPTNHLDIQAIRWLEDFLINFENTVIVVSHDRHFLNTVCTHIADLDFGKIQIYVGNYDFWYESSQLASRMAQDQNKKKEEKIKELQAFIARFSANASKSKQATSRKKLLDKIELDDIRPSSRKYPFVGFTQEREVGNDLLRVEGITKTIDGVKVLDNVSFIVNKADKIAFVGRDEIAKTTLFKILMGELEADSGSYKWGVTTSQAYFPKDNSNFFENVDLNLVDWLRQYSPNDQTESFLRGFLGRMLFSGEEVMKKASVLSGGEKVRCMLSKMMLTGANVLLLDEPTNHLDLESITALNNGLTSFKGTMLFTSHDHQFVQTIANRIIEITPNGIVDKQCTYDEYLENSELQKQVAALYTA, from the coding sequence ATGATTGCAGTTCAAAATGTAGGGTTACGTTATGGTGACCGTAAGCTATTTGAAGATGTTAACATAAAATTTACACCAGGAAATTGCTATGGATTAATCGGGGCAAACGGAGCGGGAAAATCAACGTTTGTCAAAATCTTATCAGGGGAAATTGAACCACAACAAGGTGAAGTTGTGATTACACCTGGTGAGCGTCTCGCAGTACTTAAGCAAAATCACTTTGAATATGAAGAGTTCGAAGTTATTGAAACTGTCATTAAAGGACATGCACGCCTATATGAAGTAATGAAGGAAAAAGACGCAATTTATATGAAAGAAGACTTTTCAGACGAAGATGGGATGAGAGCGGCTGAACTTGAAGGAGAATTCGCTGAATTAAATGGTTGGGAAGCTGAATCAGAAGCATCAATCCTATTAAAGGGTTTGGGGATTGGTGAAGAACTTCACAATAAGAAGATGGCAGATTTGTCTGGTGGAGAAAAAGTAAAAGTATTACTGGCACAAGCTTTATTTGGTAAGCCTGATATTTTACTATTGGATGAGCCTACTAACCACTTAGACATTCAAGCAATTCGCTGGTTAGAGGACTTCTTAATTAACTTTGAAAACACCGTAATTGTTGTTTCCCATGACCGTCATTTCTTAAATACGGTTTGTACGCATATTGCTGACTTAGACTTCGGGAAAATCCAAATCTATGTAGGTAACTATGATTTCTGGTATGAATCAAGTCAGTTAGCTTCTAGAATGGCTCAGGATCAGAACAAGAAGAAAGAAGAGAAAATTAAAGAATTACAAGCATTTATTGCTCGTTTTAGTGCAAATGCCTCTAAATCCAAGCAAGCAACATCACGTAAAAAATTACTCGATAAAATTGAGTTAGATGATATTAGACCTTCTTCTAGAAAGTATCCATTTGTTGGATTCACACAGGAAAGAGAAGTAGGAAATGACCTGCTTCGAGTAGAGGGTATTACAAAGACAATTGATGGAGTAAAAGTATTAGATAATGTAAGCTTCATCGTAAATAAAGCAGATAAAATTGCTTTTGTAGGAAGAGATGAAATTGCGAAGACTACATTATTTAAAATATTGATGGGTGAGCTAGAGGCAGACAGTGGTTCTTATAAGTGGGGAGTTACTACTAGTCAAGCATACTTCCCTAAAGATAACTCAAATTTCTTTGAGAATGTTGATTTGAACCTTGTAGACTGGTTACGTCAATACTCGCCAAACGACCAAACAGAAAGCTTTTTACGTGGATTCTTAGGTAGAATGTTATTCTCTGGCGAAGAAGTTATGAAAAAAGCGAGCGTTCTTTCAGGAGGAGAAAAAGTTCGTTGTATGTTATCAAAGATGATGTTAACAGGTGCAAACGTGCTATTATTAGATGAACCAACAAACCACTTAGACTTAGAATCCATCACAGCTTTAAACAATGGATTAACTAGCTTTAAAGGAACGATGTTATTTACATCACATGACCATCAGTTCGTTCAAACGATTGCCAACCGTATTATTGAAATTACACCAAACGGTATTGTGGATAAGCAATGTACGTATGATGAGTATTTAGAGAACTCAGAGCTTCAAAAGCAAGTAGCAGCATTATATACTGCTTAA
- a CDS encoding GNAT family N-acetyltransferase, translating to MELDNIHAYHRSATISRVLVNPSYHGLGIGTSMVRALVEFGFGELQLHRIELRVFDFNTSAIACYKKVGFKTEGHFRDYRRFENEY from the coding sequence ATTGAACTCGATAATATTCATGCATATCATCGATCTGCAACAATATCCAGAGTCTTGGTAAACCCCTCCTATCATGGCTTAGGTATTGGTACTTCAATGGTAAGGGCACTTGTGGAATTTGGATTTGGAGAATTACAATTACATAGAATTGAGTTGCGTGTATTTGACTTCAACACCTCAGCAATTGCTTGTTATAAAAAAGTAGGATTTAAAACTGAGGGACACTTTAGGGATTATCGTCGATTTGAGAATGAATATTGA
- the queD gene encoding 6-carboxytetrahydropterin synthase QueD, translated as MIQQFYPQVFHPYTYELNKDMHFAAAHFVPHESAGSCQELHGHTYFINITVVGDELNESGFLVNFQDLKKIVHKRYDHSLLNNQNQDFNDQNSNDFPTTEVVARKIYENIQSHLDTLQNKPKCMQVIVRETPTSYVVYRPKVSGESLE; from the coding sequence ATGATCCAACAGTTTTATCCTCAAGTTTTTCATCCATACACGTACGAGCTTAATAAAGATATGCATTTTGCTGCAGCTCATTTTGTGCCACATGAATCTGCAGGTAGCTGCCAAGAACTTCATGGTCATACGTATTTTATTAATATCACCGTTGTGGGTGATGAGCTAAATGAATCAGGATTCCTTGTTAATTTTCAAGATTTAAAAAAGATTGTTCATAAACGCTACGATCATTCTTTATTAAATAATCAAAATCAGGATTTCAATGATCAAAACTCAAATGACTTCCCAACAACAGAAGTCGTTGCACGTAAAATTTACGAAAACATTCAATCACATCTGGATACACTTCAAAACAAACCTAAATGCATGCAAGTAATTGTACGTGAAACACCGACAAGTTATGTTGTATACCGTCCGAAAGTGAGTGGAGAAAGCCTTGAGTAA
- the queE gene encoding 7-carboxy-7-deazaguanine synthase QueE: MSKTIPVLEIFGPTIQGEGSVIGVKTMFVRTAGCDYSCSWCDSAFTWDGSAKDDIIQMTAEEIWDKLQDIGGDKFSHVTISGGNPALLKNLGNLVSILRENGIRIGVETQGSKWQDWLSLIQDITISPKPPSSGMITNYETLDEIVSKLVGQSHSTVSLKVVVFNDEDFDYAVNMHKRYPDVPFYLQVGNDNVSGTETKSIVETLLLKYEWLINKTIDSSDMNDIRVLPQLHTLVWGNKRGV, translated from the coding sequence TTGAGTAAAACAATACCAGTATTAGAAATATTCGGACCAACGATTCAAGGTGAAGGTAGTGTAATCGGTGTTAAAACGATGTTTGTTCGTACAGCAGGGTGTGATTATTCCTGCAGCTGGTGTGACTCTGCTTTTACATGGGATGGGTCTGCAAAAGATGATATTATTCAGATGACTGCTGAGGAAATTTGGGATAAGTTGCAAGATATTGGTGGAGATAAATTTTCTCACGTTACAATTTCAGGAGGTAATCCTGCCTTATTAAAGAACTTAGGTAATCTTGTTTCGATATTGAGAGAAAATGGAATTAGAATCGGAGTGGAAACACAGGGCTCTAAATGGCAAGATTGGCTTTCTCTTATCCAAGACATAACGATATCTCCAAAACCTCCAAGTTCAGGAATGATTACGAATTACGAAACATTAGATGAAATTGTTAGTAAATTAGTAGGTCAGAGTCATTCTACTGTTTCATTGAAGGTTGTTGTATTTAATGATGAAGACTTCGATTATGCTGTAAATATGCATAAAAGATATCCAGATGTTCCATTTTACTTACAAGTAGGAAATGACAATGTATCGGGAACTGAGACAAAGTCTATTGTTGAAACTTTGTTATTGAAGTATGAATGGCTCATTAATAAGACAATCGATTCAAGTGACATGAATGATATACGTGTTCTGCCTCAGCTTCATACGCTTGTTTGGGGAAACAAGCGTGGCGTATAA
- the queF gene encoding NADPH-dependent 7-cyano-7-deazaguanine reductase QueF, which translates to MTGRNDQELEGVTLLGNQGTKYLFEYSPDVLESFENKHPNRDYFVKFNCPEFTSLCPKTNQPDFATIYISYIPDKLMVESKSLKLYLFSFRNHGDFHEDCMNIIMNDLIKLMDPRYIEVWGKFTPRGGISIDPYTNYGKPGTKYEQMAEYRLMNHDLYPETVDNR; encoded by the coding sequence ATGACTGGAAGAAATGATCAAGAACTAGAAGGTGTAACGTTATTAGGGAATCAAGGAACAAAATACTTATTTGAATATTCTCCAGACGTATTAGAAAGCTTTGAAAATAAACATCCAAATCGAGATTATTTTGTAAAGTTTAACTGTCCAGAATTCACAAGTCTTTGTCCTAAAACAAATCAACCTGATTTTGCAACAATCTACATCAGCTACATTCCGGACAAACTTATGGTAGAAAGTAAATCATTAAAGTTGTATTTATTTAGCTTTAGAAATCATGGCGATTTCCATGAAGATTGCATGAATATCATAATGAATGATCTAATAAAGCTGATGGACCCTCGCTACATTGAAGTATGGGGTAAATTTACACCACGTGGTGGAATTTCCATCGATCCATACACAAACTATGGTAAACCAGGTACAAAATACGAACAAATGGCAGAATATCGCCTAATGAATCACGATTTATACCCAGAAACAGTTGATAACCGATAA
- a CDS encoding ATP-dependent Clp protease ATP-binding subunit, with amino-acid sequence MICQKCNQNEASVLVNFQLNNERKQYQLCHTCYAEEKNNMKIPAGFHSTNQPFEQFFDGMQKNQQGQTKKPNQGNGVLDQFGRNLTNVARAGLIDPVIGRQDEVDRVIEILNRRNKNNPVLIGEPGVGKTAVVEGLALKIIEGSVPSKLLKKEVYLLDVAALVAGTAVRGQFEDRMKQIISELQTRKNIILFIDEIHMLVGAGSAEGSMDAGNILKPALARGEIQLVGATTLKEYRKIEKDAALERRFQPIIVNEPTIHQAIEILKGIQSKYEDYHEVTYSDEAIEACVTLSHRYIQDRFLPDKAIDLLDEAGSKKNLSALSGSTKNIQEKLELIAKEKEFAASEENYELAAKLRMEEIKLEKKLAEATNEKSIVEVWDIQKIIEKQTGIPVGKLKQNDQEKMKNLADSLSKKVIGQHTAVEKVSKAIRRSRAGLKAKHRPIGSFLFVGPTGVGKTEVTKQLAMELFGSKEAMVRLDMSEYMEKHSVSKLIGSPPGYVGHEEAGQLTEKVRRNPYSIILLDEIEKAHPDVQHMFLQLLEDGRLTDSQGRTVNFKDTVIIMTSNAGVTDKRISVGFEKSSDTGTTSVMESLRSYFKPEFLNRFDAIIEFEQLTEEHMIQITDIMITELNEMLQEQNMTITISDDAKALLAKLGYSPSFGARPLRRTIQEHVEDQITDLLIDNPEIKEFEVITIENELKVQSP; translated from the coding sequence ATGATTTGTCAAAAATGTAATCAAAATGAAGCATCTGTATTAGTAAATTTTCAACTAAATAATGAAAGAAAACAATATCAACTATGTCATACATGCTATGCAGAAGAGAAAAACAATATGAAAATACCAGCTGGATTTCACTCCACTAATCAACCATTTGAGCAATTCTTTGATGGAATGCAAAAGAATCAACAAGGACAAACAAAAAAACCTAACCAAGGAAACGGTGTCCTCGATCAATTTGGACGTAATCTTACGAATGTGGCACGTGCAGGACTAATTGATCCAGTTATTGGTCGTCAGGATGAAGTAGACCGAGTAATTGAAATACTAAATCGTAGAAATAAAAATAACCCAGTACTAATTGGCGAGCCTGGTGTTGGTAAAACAGCTGTTGTAGAAGGACTCGCTCTAAAAATCATAGAAGGTTCTGTGCCTTCGAAACTTTTAAAGAAAGAAGTATATTTACTCGATGTTGCAGCATTAGTTGCAGGTACAGCTGTTCGCGGCCAATTTGAAGACCGCATGAAACAAATTATCTCAGAGCTGCAAACAAGAAAAAATATCATCCTATTTATAGATGAAATTCATATGCTTGTTGGTGCCGGTTCTGCAGAAGGTTCAATGGATGCAGGAAATATACTAAAACCAGCATTAGCACGAGGTGAAATACAATTGGTTGGTGCTACAACATTAAAGGAATATCGTAAAATTGAAAAAGATGCAGCACTCGAGAGACGCTTCCAACCAATTATCGTAAATGAGCCTACTATTCATCAAGCTATTGAAATTTTAAAAGGCATTCAATCAAAATATGAAGACTATCATGAGGTCACATATAGCGATGAAGCAATTGAGGCTTGTGTAACGTTATCACACCGTTATATTCAAGATCGCTTTTTACCAGACAAAGCCATTGACCTATTAGATGAAGCCGGTTCCAAGAAAAACCTGTCTGCGCTGTCAGGCTCAACAAAGAATATTCAAGAAAAACTAGAATTAATTGCAAAAGAAAAAGAATTTGCTGCCAGTGAGGAAAACTACGAGCTAGCGGCAAAGTTACGCATGGAAGAAATAAAGTTAGAAAAGAAACTGGCTGAAGCTACAAATGAAAAATCCATTGTAGAGGTTTGGGATATTCAAAAAATCATTGAAAAGCAAACAGGAATTCCGGTTGGTAAATTAAAACAAAATGACCAGGAGAAAATGAAAAATCTTGCAGACTCTTTGTCGAAAAAGGTAATTGGACAACATACTGCGGTTGAAAAAGTTTCAAAAGCAATTAGAAGAAGTCGAGCCGGATTAAAGGCAAAACACCGTCCAATTGGTTCATTCCTATTCGTTGGGCCAACAGGAGTTGGGAAAACAGAAGTTACGAAACAACTAGCAATGGAGCTATTTGGTTCTAAGGAAGCAATGGTTCGATTAGATATGAGTGAATATATGGAAAAGCATTCTGTATCGAAATTAATTGGATCACCTCCTGGTTATGTAGGGCACGAAGAAGCAGGACAATTAACGGAAAAGGTTAGACGAAATCCTTATAGTATCATTTTGCTTGATGAAATTGAAAAAGCACATCCTGACGTACAGCATATGTTCCTTCAACTATTAGAAGATGGCAGATTGACAGACAGTCAAGGAAGAACCGTCAACTTTAAAGATACTGTCATCATTATGACTAGTAATGCGGGTGTGACAGATAAGAGAATCTCAGTAGGATTTGAAAAATCTTCAGACACAGGCACTACTTCTGTTATGGAATCTTTACGCTCCTACTTTAAACCGGAATTTTTAAACAGATTTGATGCCATTATTGAATTTGAACAATTAACGGAAGAACATATGATTCAAATAACAGACATCATGATAACTGAGTTAAATGAGATGCTGCAAGAACAAAATATGACCATTACAATATCTGATGATGCAAAAGCTCTTCTGGCGAAACTTGGCTATTCTCCTTCATTTGGAGCAAGACCACTACGCAGAACTATTCAAGAACACGTTGAAGACCAAATTACGGACCTTCTCATTGATAACCCGGAAATTAAAGAATTTGAAGTCATTACGATAGAAAATGAGTTGAAAGTACAGTCACCATAA
- a CDS encoding DUF2187 domain-containing protein — protein sequence MKIAALGDIIEFKNGLQGIVEKVNENSVIVDLTYMENFEDLELERRTVVNHKNYKIIGALKEN from the coding sequence TTGAAAATTGCAGCACTTGGAGATATTATTGAATTTAAAAATGGCCTACAAGGAATTGTAGAAAAAGTAAATGAAAACTCCGTTATCGTCGACCTAACTTATATGGAAAACTTTGAAGACCTAGAATTAGAACGTCGCACTGTAGTAAATCATAAAAACTACAAAATCATTGGTGCACTTAAAGAAAACTAA